In Pseudomonas putida, a genomic segment contains:
- the carA gene encoding glutamine-hydrolyzing carbamoyl-phosphate synthase small subunit, which produces MTKPAILALADGSIFRGEAIGADGQTVGEVVFNTAMTGYQEILTDPSYAQQIVTLTYPHIGNTGTTPEDAESNRVWSAGLVIRDLPLLASNWRNTQSLPEYLKANNVVAIAGIDTRRLTRILREKGAQNGCILAGDNITEEQAIAAARAFPGLKGMDLAKVVSTTERYEWRSSVWELKTDSHPTIDAADLPYHVVAFDYGVKLNILRMLVARGCRVTVVPAQTPASEVLALNPDGVFLSNGPGDPEPCDYAIQAIKEILETEIPVFGICLGHQLLALASGAKTVKMGHGHHGANHPVQDLDTGVVMITSQNHGFAVDEATLPGNVRAIHKSLFDGTLQGIERTDKSAFSFQGHPEASPGPTDVAPLFDRFTDAMAKRR; this is translated from the coding sequence TTGACAAAGCCAGCCATACTCGCCCTTGCCGATGGCAGTATTTTTCGCGGTGAAGCCATCGGTGCCGACGGTCAGACCGTTGGTGAGGTGGTGTTCAACACTGCTATGACCGGCTACCAGGAAATCCTTACAGACCCTTCCTACGCCCAGCAAATCGTTACCCTGACCTACCCGCACATTGGCAACACCGGTACCACCCCGGAAGACGCAGAGTCGAACCGCGTCTGGTCCGCTGGCCTGGTCATCCGCGACCTGCCGCTGCTGGCCAGCAACTGGCGTAACACCCAGTCGCTGCCTGAGTACCTGAAGGCCAACAACGTCGTCGCCATCGCCGGCATCGACACCCGTCGCCTGACCCGTATCCTGCGTGAAAAGGGCGCCCAGAACGGCTGCATCCTGGCCGGTGACAACATCACCGAAGAGCAAGCCATCGCCGCTGCTCGCGCCTTCCCTGGCCTCAAGGGCATGGACCTGGCCAAGGTTGTCTCCACCACCGAGCGCTACGAGTGGCGTTCCAGCGTGTGGGAGCTGAAAACCGACAGCCACCCGACCATCGACGCGGCCGACCTGCCGTACCACGTGGTTGCCTTCGACTACGGCGTCAAGCTGAACATCCTGCGCATGCTGGTCGCCCGTGGCTGCCGCGTGACCGTGGTGCCGGCGCAAACCCCGGCCAGTGAAGTGCTGGCACTGAATCCGGATGGCGTGTTCCTGTCCAACGGCCCGGGTGACCCCGAGCCTTGCGATTACGCCATCCAGGCGATCAAGGAAATCCTCGAGACCGAGATTCCGGTGTTCGGCATCTGCCTCGGCCACCAGCTGCTGGCCCTGGCCTCCGGTGCCAAGACCGTCAAGATGGGCCACGGCCACCACGGTGCCAACCACCCGGTCCAGGACCTGGACACCGGCGTGGTCATGATCACCAGCCAGAACCACGGTTTCGCCGTCGACGAAGCCACCCTGCCGGGCAACGTCCGCGCCATCCACAAGTCGCTGTTCGACGGTACCCTGCAGGGCATCGAGCGCACCGACAAGAGCGCGTTCAGCTTCCAGGGGCACCCTGAAGCGAGCCCAGGCCCGACCGACGTCGCGCCACTGTTCGATCGTTTCACCGATGCCATGGCCAAGCGCCGCTGA
- the carB gene encoding carbamoyl-phosphate synthase large subunit, translated as MPKRTDIKSILILGAGPIVIGQACEFDYSGAQACKALREEGFRVILVNSNPATIMTDPAMADATYIEPIKWQSVAKIIEKERPDAVLPTMGGQTALNCALDLERHGVLEKFGVEMIGANADTIDKAEDRSRFDKAMKDIGLECPRSGIAHSMEEANAVLEKLGFPCIIRPSFTMGGTGGGIAYNREEFEEICTRGLDLSPTKELLIDESLIGWKEYEMEVVRDKKDNCIIVCSIENFDPMGVHTGDSITVAPAQTLTDKEYQIMRNASLAVLREIGVETGGSNVQFGICPNTGRMVVIEMNPRVSRSSALASKATGFPIAKIAAKLAIGYTLDELQNDITGGRTPASFEPSIDYVVTKLPRFAFEKFPKADARLTTQMKSVGEVMAIGRTFQESLQKALRGLEVGACGLDPKVDLASAEAASILKRELTVPGAERIWYVADAMRSGMTIEEIFQLTGIDLWFLVQMEDLIKEEEKVKTLALSAIDKDYMLRLKRKGFSDQRLAKLLGITDKNLRRHRHKLEVFPVYKRVDTCAAEFATDTAYLYSTYEEECEANPSTRDKIMILGGGPNRIGQGIEFDYCCVHAALALREDGYETIMVNCNPETVSTDYDTSDRLYFEPLTLEDVLEVCRVEKPKGVIVHYGGQTPLKLARALEEAGVPIIGTSPDAIDRAEDRERFQQMVQRLNLLQPPNATVRSEEEAIRAAGSIGYPLVVRPSYVLGGRAMEIVYELDELKRYLREAVQVSNDSPVLLDHFLNCAIEMDVDAVCDGTDVVIGAIMQHIEQAGVHSGDSACSLPPYSLSKEVQDEVRVQVKKMALELGVVGLMNVQLALQGDKIYVIEVNPRASRTVPFVSKCIGTSLAMIAARVMAGKTLKELGFTEEIIPNFYSVKEAVFPFAKFPGVDPILGPEMKSTGEVMGVGDSFGEAFAKAQMGASEVLPTGGTAFISVRDDDKPQVAGVARDLIALGFEVVATAGTAKLIEAAGLKVRRVNKVTEGRPHVVDMIKNDEVSLIINTTEGRQSIADSYSIRRNALQHKIYCTTTIAAGEAICEALKFGPEKTVRRLQDLHAGLKA; from the coding sequence ATGCCAAAACGTACAGACATCAAAAGCATCCTGATTCTTGGCGCTGGCCCGATCGTGATCGGCCAGGCCTGTGAATTCGACTATTCCGGCGCCCAGGCTTGCAAAGCCCTGCGCGAGGAAGGTTTCCGCGTCATCCTGGTGAACTCCAACCCGGCCACCATCATGACCGACCCGGCCATGGCCGACGCCACCTACATCGAGCCGATCAAGTGGCAGTCGGTGGCCAAGATCATCGAAAAAGAGCGCCCTGACGCCGTTCTGCCGACAATGGGTGGCCAGACCGCGTTGAACTGCGCCCTGGACCTGGAGCGCCACGGCGTTCTGGAAAAGTTCGGGGTAGAGATGATCGGCGCCAATGCCGACACCATCGACAAGGCCGAAGACCGTTCGCGCTTCGACAAGGCCATGAAAGACATCGGCCTGGAGTGCCCGCGCTCCGGTATCGCCCACAGCATGGAAGAGGCCAATGCGGTCCTCGAGAAGCTCGGCTTCCCGTGCATCATCCGTCCGTCGTTCACCATGGGCGGCACCGGTGGTGGCATCGCCTACAACCGTGAAGAGTTCGAAGAGATCTGCACCCGTGGTCTGGACCTGTCGCCGACCAAGGAACTGCTGATCGACGAATCGCTGATCGGCTGGAAGGAATACGAGATGGAGGTGGTCCGCGACAAGAAGGACAACTGCATCATCGTCTGCTCCATCGAGAACTTCGACCCGATGGGCGTGCACACCGGCGACTCGATCACCGTTGCCCCAGCGCAAACGCTGACCGACAAGGAATACCAGATCATGCGCAATGCCTCGCTGGCGGTGCTGCGTGAGATCGGCGTCGAAACCGGCGGTTCCAACGTGCAGTTCGGTATCTGCCCGAACACCGGTCGCATGGTCGTCATCGAGATGAACCCGCGAGTATCGCGTTCGTCCGCCCTGGCTTCCAAGGCCACCGGCTTCCCGATCGCCAAGATCGCCGCCAAGCTGGCCATCGGCTACACCCTCGATGAGCTGCAGAATGACATCACCGGCGGTCGCACCCCGGCGTCCTTCGAGCCGTCGATCGACTACGTCGTCACCAAGCTGCCACGCTTCGCCTTCGAGAAATTCCCGAAAGCCGATGCGCGCCTGACCACCCAGATGAAATCCGTGGGTGAAGTCATGGCCATCGGTCGCACCTTCCAGGAGTCCCTGCAGAAAGCCCTGCGCGGCCTGGAAGTCGGCGCCTGCGGCCTTGACCCGAAAGTCGACCTGGCCAGCGCTGAAGCCGCCAGCATCCTCAAGCGCGAACTGACCGTGCCGGGCGCCGAGCGTATCTGGTACGTCGCCGACGCCATGCGTTCGGGCATGACCATCGAAGAAATCTTCCAGCTGACCGGCATCGACCTGTGGTTCCTGGTGCAGATGGAAGACCTGATCAAGGAAGAAGAGAAGGTCAAGACCCTGGCCCTGTCGGCCATCGACAAGGACTACATGCTGCGCCTCAAGCGCAAGGGCTTCTCGGACCAGCGCCTGGCCAAGCTGCTCGGCATCACCGACAAGAACCTGCGCCGCCACCGCCACAAGCTGGAAGTGTTCCCGGTCTACAAGCGCGTCGACACCTGCGCTGCCGAGTTCGCCACCGATACCGCCTACCTGTATTCGACCTACGAGGAAGAGTGCGAGGCCAACCCGTCGACCCGCGACAAGATCATGATCCTCGGCGGTGGCCCGAACCGTATCGGCCAGGGTATCGAGTTCGACTACTGCTGCGTGCACGCCGCACTGGCGCTGCGTGAAGACGGTTACGAGACCATCATGGTCAACTGCAACCCGGAAACCGTCTCCACCGACTACGACACCTCCGATCGCCTGTACTTCGAGCCGCTGACCCTGGAAGACGTGCTGGAAGTCTGCCGCGTCGAGAAGCCCAAGGGCGTGATCGTCCACTACGGCGGCCAGACCCCGCTGAAACTGGCCCGCGCCCTGGAAGAAGCCGGTGTACCGATCATCGGTACCAGCCCGGACGCCATCGACCGCGCCGAAGACCGTGAGCGCTTCCAGCAGATGGTTCAGCGCCTGAACCTGCTGCAGCCGCCAAACGCCACCGTGCGTAGCGAAGAAGAGGCCATTCGCGCCGCTGGCAGCATCGGCTATCCGCTGGTCGTTCGCCCGTCCTACGTACTGGGCGGTCGAGCCATGGAAATCGTCTACGAACTGGACGAGCTCAAGCGCTACCTGCGTGAAGCGGTCCAGGTGTCCAACGACAGCCCGGTACTGCTCGACCACTTCCTCAACTGCGCCATCGAGATGGACGTGGATGCGGTCTGTGACGGCACCGACGTGGTGATCGGCGCGATCATGCAGCACATCGAACAGGCCGGCGTTCACTCCGGCGACTCGGCGTGCTCGCTGCCACCTTACTCGCTGAGCAAGGAAGTGCAGGACGAGGTCCGCGTACAGGTCAAGAAAATGGCCCTGGAGCTGGGCGTCGTCGGCCTGATGAACGTGCAGCTGGCCCTGCAGGGCGACAAGATCTACGTGATCGAAGTCAACCCGCGCGCTTCGCGTACCGTGCCTTTCGTCTCCAAGTGCATCGGCACTTCGCTGGCGATGATCGCGGCCCGCGTCATGGCCGGCAAAACCCTCAAGGAGCTGGGCTTCACCGAGGAAATCATCCCGAACTTCTACAGCGTCAAGGAAGCCGTCTTCCCGTTCGCCAAGTTCCCAGGGGTTGACCCGATCCTCGGCCCTGAGATGAAATCGACCGGTGAAGTCATGGGGGTGGGCGACAGCTTCGGTGAAGCCTTCGCCAAGGCCCAGATGGGTGCCAGCGAAGTGCTGCCGACCGGCGGTACCGCCTTCATCAGCGTGCGCGACGACGACAAGCCACAAGTGGCTGGCGTTGCCCGCGACCTGATCGCCCTGGGCTTCGAAGTGGTCGCAACTGCAGGTACCGCCAAGCTCATCGAAGCCGCCGGCCTGAAAGTGCGCCGCGTGAACAAAGTGACCGAAGGTCGCCCGCACGTGGTCGACATGATCAAGAACGACGAAGTGTCCCTGATCATCAATACCACCGAAGGTCGTCAGTCGATCGCCGATTCGTACTCGATTCGTCGCAATGCGTTGCAGCACAAGATTTACTGCACCACCACCATTGCGGCCGGTGAAGCCATCTGCGAAGCGCTGAAATTCGGCCCTGAGAAGACCGTTCGTCGCTTGCAGGATCTGCATGCAGGACTCAAAGCATGA
- the greA gene encoding transcription elongation factor GreA: MSITKYPMTVQGARALEEELLFLSKTERPRLSQAIGEARELGDLKENAEYHAAREEQGMVEARIRDIEGRLQNSVVIDVTTIPHTGKVIFGTTVVLANTETDEEVSYQIVGEDEADVKQGKLSSGAPIARAIIGKEEGDTVVVETPSGTVEYEIVEVKHI, from the coding sequence ATGAGCATTACCAAGTACCCGATGACCGTCCAGGGCGCTCGCGCCCTGGAAGAGGAGCTCCTGTTCCTGAGCAAGACCGAACGTCCGCGACTGAGCCAGGCAATCGGTGAAGCGCGCGAGCTGGGCGACCTCAAGGAAAACGCCGAATACCATGCCGCTCGTGAAGAGCAGGGCATGGTCGAGGCGCGGATCCGCGATATCGAAGGCCGTCTGCAGAACTCGGTGGTGATCGATGTGACCACCATTCCTCACACCGGCAAGGTGATTTTCGGTACCACCGTGGTGCTGGCCAATACCGAAACCGATGAAGAGGTGAGCTACCAGATCGTTGGCGAGGATGAAGCTGACGTGAAACAGGGCAAGCTCTCGAGCGGTGCGCCGATTGCCCGTGCCATTATCGGCAAGGAAGAAGGCGATACTGTCGTCGTCGAGACGCCAAGCGGCACGGTCGAGTACGAGATTGTCGAAGTCAAGCACATCTGA
- a CDS encoding MFS transporter, with the protein MSKSSTSDRRLRAPSLEGILWQLAQVFWVGGLWVFHVGLVPALKVSGLAPLLVQDVAGQIDRWLIGVALLGLLTQLAVLARVDGLAAWWRQFRGQMLLLGFGACVGYYTLRYGISVGERWQMFCFLVLGFSGIVLVAQPVPVKSRR; encoded by the coding sequence TTGTCGAAGTCAAGCACATCTGATCGGCGCCTGCGGGCGCCATCCCTCGAGGGTATCCTCTGGCAACTGGCCCAGGTTTTCTGGGTCGGTGGCCTGTGGGTGTTCCACGTGGGGCTGGTGCCGGCGCTCAAGGTCAGTGGCCTTGCGCCTTTGCTGGTGCAGGATGTTGCCGGGCAGATCGACCGCTGGTTGATCGGCGTGGCCTTGCTCGGGTTGTTGACCCAGCTGGCGGTGCTGGCGCGGGTGGACGGCCTGGCGGCCTGGTGGCGGCAGTTCCGTGGCCAGATGCTGTTGCTCGGCTTCGGTGCCTGCGTGGGGTACTACACCTTGCGCTACGGTATCTCGGTGGGCGAGCGCTGGCAGATGTTCTGCTTCCTGGTGCTGGGCTTCTCCGGCATCGTGCTGGTTGCCCAACCAGTCCCGGTCAAATCTCGGCGTTAG
- the yhbY gene encoding ribosome assembly RNA-binding protein YhbY: protein MPLNNEQKKQYKSIGHDLKPVLIVAGNGLNEGVIAELERALADHELIKVEIRSEDREERAAAIAELCKAGRAELVQTIGKKALIYRKNPQPNKQLSNIHRYK from the coding sequence ATGCCGCTCAATAACGAGCAGAAGAAGCAATACAAGTCCATTGGTCATGACCTGAAGCCGGTCCTGATCGTTGCTGGCAACGGTTTGAACGAAGGCGTGATCGCCGAGCTGGAGCGCGCACTGGCCGACCACGAGCTGATCAAGGTCGAAATTCGCTCGGAAGATCGCGAAGAGCGTGCCGCCGCCATTGCCGAACTGTGCAAGGCAGGCCGTGCCGAGCTGGTACAGACCATCGGCAAGAAGGCACTGATCTACCGCAAGAATCCACAGCCGAACAAGCAGCTGTCCAACATCCACCGTTACAAGTAA
- the rlmE gene encoding 23S rRNA (uridine(2552)-2'-O)-methyltransferase RlmE, whose protein sequence is MVQRSKSSANWLREHFNDPFVKQAQKDGYRSRASYKLLEIQEKDRLIRPGMSVIDLGAAPGGWSQVTSRLIGGQGRLIASDILEMDSIADVTFIQGDFTQDEVLQRILEAVGDSHVDLVISDMAPNMSGTPAVDIPRAMFLCELALDLATRVLKPGGDFLIKIFQGEGFDVYLKDVRSKFDKVQMRKPSSSRDRSREQYLLARGYKGA, encoded by the coding sequence GTGGTACAACGTTCCAAAAGCAGCGCAAACTGGCTGCGAGAACATTTCAACGATCCTTTTGTGAAGCAGGCGCAGAAGGATGGCTACCGCTCGCGTGCGAGCTACAAGCTGCTGGAGATCCAGGAGAAAGACCGCCTGATCCGTCCTGGCATGAGCGTAATCGACCTCGGCGCGGCCCCGGGGGGGTGGTCCCAGGTGACCAGTCGTCTGATTGGTGGGCAGGGGCGTCTGATCGCTTCCGACATCCTGGAAATGGATTCGATCGCCGATGTGACCTTCATTCAGGGGGACTTCACCCAAGATGAAGTGCTGCAGCGCATTCTCGAAGCGGTCGGCGATTCGCACGTAGACCTTGTGATTTCCGACATGGCCCCCAATATGAGTGGTACGCCCGCGGTGGACATTCCGCGTGCCATGTTCCTCTGCGAGCTGGCCCTCGATCTGGCAACCCGCGTGCTCAAGCCCGGCGGTGACTTCCTGATCAAGATTTTCCAGGGCGAAGGCTTCGATGTGTACCTCAAGGACGTACGTAGCAAGTTCGACAAGGTACAGATGCGCAAGCCTTCGTCATCGCGGGATCGCTCCCGCGAGCAGTATCTGCTGGCCCGGGGATACAAGGGGGCATGA